The Epinephelus lanceolatus isolate andai-2023 chromosome 8, ASM4190304v1, whole genome shotgun sequence genome includes a window with the following:
- the mipa gene encoding major intrinsic protein of lens fiber a translates to MWEFRSMSFWRAVFAEFYGTMFFVFFGLGAALRWTTGPHNVLHVAFCFGLAAATLIQSIGHISGGHINPAVTFAYLIGSQMSLFRAFFYIMAQCLGALAGAAVLYGVTPSNMRGNLALNTLQPGISLGMATTMEVFLTLQLVVCIFAVTDERRNGRLGSAALAIGFSVLMGHLLGMYYTGAGMNPARSFAPAVLVRNFVNHWVYWVGPMIGGAMGALLYDFMLFPRVRGLSERLATLKGTRPPEAEGQQESRGEPIELKTQAL, encoded by the exons ATGTGGGAGTTCAGGTCCATGTCTTTCTGGCGGGCTGTGTTCGCCGAGTTCTACGGCACCATGTTCTTTGTATTCTTTGGGCTGGGGGCAGCCCTCCGCTGGACCACCGGACCCCATAATGTCCTCCATGTTGCCTTTTGCTTTGGGCTGGCGGCTGCCACCCTCATCCAGTCCATCGGCCACATCAGCGGAGGACACATCAACCCAGCTGTTACCTTTGCCTACCTGATTGGCTCCCAGATGTCCCTGTTCCGTGCCTTCTTCTACATCATGGCCCAGTGTCTGGGAGCACTGGCTGGTGCTGCCGTGCTCTACGGGGTCACGCCCAGCAACATGAGAGGAAATCTAGCGCTCAATACG CTGCAGCCAGGCATCAGCCTGGGCATGGCCACCACCATGGAGGTCTTCCTCACCCTGCAGCTCGTCGTCTGCATCTTTGCTGTGACTGATGAGAGGCGCAACGGACGCCTGGGATCTGCCGCCCTGGCCATTggcttctctgtgctcatggGGCATCTTCTTGGG ATGTACTACACTGGAGCAGGAATGAACCCAGCCAGGTCCTTTGCCCCTGCTGTCCTGGTCAGGAATTTCGTCAACCACTGG GTGTACTGGGTGGGACCCATGATTGGTGGCGCCATGGGTGCTCTGCTGTATGACTTCATGCTGTTCCCCCGTGTCCGCGGACTCTCCGAGAGGCTCGCCACACTGAAGGGCACCCGGCCTCCAGAGGCTGAGGGCCAGCAGGAGAGCAGGGGAGAGCCCATCGAGCTCAAGACACAGGCCCTATAA
- the ptges3a gene encoding prostaglandin E synthase 3, whose amino-acid sequence MQPATAKWWDRRDTVFVEFCVEDSKDVKVIFDKSKFEFSCVSGADNVKQHNSVELFGEIDPKDSKHKRTDRSVLCCLRKAEAGKSWPRLTKDKTKCNWLSVNFSNWKDWEDESDEDLSSFDKFSEMMNNMGGDDLPDLDGAEEEHESADSDDEKLPDLE is encoded by the exons AT GCAGCCTGCAACAGCCAAGTGGTGGGACAGACGGGACACTGTTTTTGTAGAGTTCTGCGTGGAGGACAGTAAAGATGTGAAAGTAATTTTTGACAAGTCCAAATTTGAGTTCAG CTGTGTCAGTGGAGCAGATAATGTCAAACAGCATAATTCAGTGGAACTTTTTGGGGAGATTGACCCCAAA GACTCCAAACACAAACGCACTGACAgatctgtgttgtgttgtttacgAAAAGCAGAGGCTGGGAAATCATGGCCGCGACTTACCAAAGACAAGACAAAG TGCAACTGGCTGAGTGTGAACTTCAGTAACTGGAAAGACTGGGAGGATGAATCAGATGAGGACTTGTCAAGTTTTGACAAATTCTCAGAG ATGATGAACAACATGGGAGGGGATGATCTACCGGATTTAGATGGTGCAGAAGAAGAG cATGAATCTGCAGACAGCGACGATGAAA AATTGCCTGACCTTGAGTAG